Proteins from a genomic interval of Paraconexibacter algicola:
- a CDS encoding metallophosphoesterase family protein, which produces MVTLLHLSDTHLGATPGGPVMECDPDARLATVLAAWTARGESADLVVHSGDVTDDEHPDAVRRVDEALVALGAPVLAVGGNHDAPTVALGGPDTAEVGAWRVLGARTARPGQIHGTLDVPALLHRLDALDDRPTVLVVHHPPRSRSTHEWFQLDGADALLDALAARPHVRAVLSGHLHDAFALPGPGDLVLLGGPSTAQAIAHEGEAMRFGEGLTGARVVRLHDDGRLEHELLEA; this is translated from the coding sequence GTGGTCACGCTCCTGCACCTGTCCGACACGCACCTCGGTGCCACCCCGGGTGGTCCGGTCATGGAGTGCGACCCGGACGCCCGGCTGGCGACCGTGCTGGCCGCCTGGACCGCCCGCGGGGAGTCCGCCGACCTCGTCGTCCACAGCGGCGACGTGACCGACGACGAGCACCCGGACGCGGTGCGGCGCGTCGACGAGGCGCTCGTCGCGCTGGGAGCCCCGGTCCTCGCCGTGGGCGGCAACCACGACGCGCCGACGGTGGCGCTCGGCGGTCCCGACACCGCCGAGGTCGGCGCCTGGCGCGTCCTCGGCGCGCGGACCGCCCGCCCGGGGCAGATCCACGGGACGCTCGACGTGCCCGCCCTGCTGCACCGCCTCGACGCACTCGACGACCGCCCGACCGTGCTCGTCGTCCACCATCCGCCGCGCTCGCGCAGCACCCACGAGTGGTTCCAGCTCGACGGCGCCGACGCGCTCCTCGACGCGCTCGCTGCGCGACCGCACGTCCGCGCGGTCCTCAGCGGTCACCTGCACGACGCGTTCGCGCTCCCCGGCCCGGGCGACCTGGTCCTGCTCGGCGGTCCGTCGACCGCGCAGGCGATCGCGCACGAGGGCGAGGCGATGCGCTTCGGCGAGGGCCTCACCGGGGCGCGCGTCGTGCGCCTGCACGACGACGGTCGCCTCGAGCACGAGCTGCTCGAGGCCTGA
- the grxC gene encoding glutaredoxin 3, with protein sequence MASITVYTTDMCPYCVRVKRLLDKRGLQYEEINLARDPEGRSALVERTGRMSFPQVIIGDTVVGGYDETARADKTGELDQLLAAA encoded by the coding sequence ATGGCTTCGATCACGGTGTACACGACCGACATGTGTCCCTACTGCGTCCGCGTCAAGCGGCTGCTCGACAAGCGCGGGCTGCAGTACGAGGAGATCAATCTGGCACGTGACCCGGAGGGACGCTCCGCCCTCGTGGAGCGCACCGGCCGGATGAGCTTCCCGCAGGTCATCATCGGCGACACGGTCGTCGGCGGCTACGACGAGACCGCGCGCGCCGACAAGACCGGCGAGCTCGACCAGCTCCTCGCCGCCGCCTGA
- a CDS encoding GNAT family N-acetyltransferase: MSGPEPHAVARVARGLRAAALAAKDREDVGPLLLGLHPASDRYYGSVAVPAAGVAPADVDARVLARARDAFAARGRRLRVELVEQDVPGVADALVALGLEVEARVPLLVCAPQDLVAVDPPAGIGIEHIPSSADDEIVHEALQAGRAAFAGAADVTDDEVARVAEIVLDGGLVAARDAFHRVVGSGFAMAPQEGVSEITAIGVDERARGQGLGTALTSAITAAAFAAGVELAVLSPGDERAHGIYARVGYRPLADMVFLTDPA, translated from the coding sequence GTGTCTGGGCCTGAGCCACACGCGGTCGCGCGGGTCGCGCGCGGCCTGCGCGCCGCGGCGCTCGCCGCGAAGGACCGCGAGGACGTCGGGCCGCTGCTGCTGGGCCTGCACCCGGCGAGCGACCGCTACTACGGGTCGGTGGCGGTGCCCGCCGCGGGTGTCGCGCCCGCCGACGTCGACGCCCGCGTGCTTGCACGGGCACGTGACGCGTTCGCCGCGCGCGGCCGGCGCCTGCGCGTGGAGCTCGTCGAGCAGGACGTGCCCGGCGTCGCCGACGCGCTCGTCGCGCTCGGGCTGGAGGTCGAGGCGCGCGTGCCGCTGCTCGTCTGCGCCCCGCAGGACCTCGTCGCCGTCGACCCGCCCGCCGGGATCGGGATCGAGCACATCCCCAGCTCCGCCGACGACGAGATCGTCCACGAGGCGCTGCAGGCCGGGCGGGCCGCGTTCGCCGGGGCGGCCGACGTGACCGACGACGAGGTCGCCCGGGTCGCGGAGATCGTCCTCGACGGCGGGCTCGTCGCGGCCCGCGACGCGTTCCACCGTGTCGTCGGCTCCGGGTTCGCGATGGCCCCGCAGGAGGGCGTCAGCGAGATCACCGCGATCGGGGTCGACGAGCGCGCCCGCGGCCAGGGGCTCGGGACCGCGCTGACGTCCGCGATCACCGCCGCGGCGTTCGCGGCGGGCGTCGAGCTCGCGGTCCTCAGCCCCGGGGACGAGCGCGCCCACGGCATCTACGCCCGCGTCGGCTACCGCCCGCTCGCGGACATGGTCTTCCTCACGGATCCCGCGTAG
- a CDS encoding deoxyguanosinetriphosphate triphosphohydrolase — MDPHLHPGPVGEDFHARRRAWEEANLSPLAARSWPARRVHEEDDCGLRSPLQRDRDRIVHSKAFRRLKHKTQVFVAPEGDHYRTRLTHTLEVTQISRTVARALALNEDLTEAIGLGHDLGHPPFGHIGEDVLDRCLQDRFGRAFRHFEHSLRVVDVLERDGRGLNLTADVRDGIRCHSGRSPTPATLEGRIVRLVDRIAYINHDIDDAVRAGVLDVRRLPQDAIAVLGETGSVRIDRLVHDLVEHSSRAGDVVQGDEAGEAMAALRAFMFDEVYLGEVARREHERIDLVLRTLFHHYVGLPDGPPDGGGAPDADLAQRVTDYLAGMTDRYCIRTFEQLAVPASLPL; from the coding sequence GTGGACCCGCACCTGCACCCCGGACCCGTCGGCGAGGACTTCCACGCGCGGCGCCGCGCGTGGGAGGAGGCGAACCTCTCGCCGCTCGCGGCGCGGTCGTGGCCGGCGCGCCGCGTCCACGAGGAGGACGACTGCGGCCTGCGCAGCCCGCTGCAGCGCGACCGCGACCGGATCGTGCACAGCAAGGCGTTCCGGCGGCTCAAGCACAAGACCCAGGTGTTCGTCGCGCCCGAGGGCGACCACTACCGCACGCGGCTCACGCACACCCTCGAGGTCACGCAGATCTCGCGGACGGTCGCGCGGGCGCTCGCCCTCAACGAGGACCTCACCGAGGCGATCGGCCTCGGCCACGACCTCGGGCATCCGCCGTTCGGGCACATCGGCGAGGACGTCCTGGACCGCTGCCTGCAGGACCGCTTCGGGCGCGCGTTCCGCCACTTCGAGCACTCGCTGCGCGTCGTCGACGTGCTCGAGCGGGACGGCCGCGGGCTCAACCTCACCGCCGACGTGCGCGACGGCATCCGCTGCCACTCGGGCCGCTCGCCGACCCCGGCGACGCTCGAGGGGCGGATCGTGCGGCTCGTCGACCGGATCGCCTACATCAACCACGACATCGACGACGCCGTCCGCGCCGGGGTGCTCGACGTCCGCCGCCTGCCGCAGGACGCGATCGCGGTCCTCGGCGAGACCGGGTCGGTCCGGATCGACCGGCTCGTCCACGACCTCGTCGAGCACAGCTCGCGGGCCGGGGACGTCGTGCAGGGCGACGAGGCGGGGGAGGCCATGGCCGCGCTGCGCGCCTTCATGTTCGACGAGGTCTACCTCGGCGAGGTCGCCCGCCGCGAGCACGAGCGGATCGACCTCGTGCTGCGCACCCTCTTCCACCACTACGTCGGCCTGCCCGACGGTCCGCCCGACGGCGGCGGCGCGCCCGACGCGGACCTCGCGCAACGCGTCACCGACTACCTCGCCGGCATGACCGACCGCTACTGCATCCGCACGTTCGAGCAGCTCGCGGTCCCCGCGTCGCTGCCGCTCTAG
- the ppdK gene encoding pyruvate, phosphate dikinase gives MRDLLGGKGANVAEMTRILGADRVPGGFTITTEACVAYMESGGATPAGLDAQVADALARLEAQSGRTLGDADDPLLVSVRSGARESMPGMLDTVLNLGLTDRSVEGLAARTGNPRFAWDSYRRFVQMYGNVVHGVSGERIEQEIRALKARRGVTEDTELDVDDLRELVTTFKGLYREATGEDFPQDPQVQLDGAIRAVFDSWTGERAVTYRRLNRIPDSWGTAVNVQQMVFGNKGETSGSGVAFSRDEVDGSPEPSGDFLPNAQGEDVVSGVRTPRDIRELADWQPAVHAQLMDILRTLERHYGDMQDTEFTVEEGHLYMLQTRNAKRPAQAAVRFAVDAVAEGLLDRGAAIATIDAASLDALLHPTFGNLDYTVLARGVAASPGAAKGEIVFTAKEAVAAAAEGREVVLVRPFTEADDVAGFHAARGILTSEGGKASHAALVARGMGRPAVTGAGDVEIDLAAGEMRVGDVVLRAGDRIAINGTTGGITTDDVPLVEPEISAEFLTVLGWCDELRTLGVRTNADTPQDAAKAIEFGAEGIGLCRTEHMFLGDRQPVMADVILAADDEARTRAIDALRPLQEADFEEILRTMAGRPVTVRLLDPPLHEFLPHPHDLPEGSPERARVESLQEANPMLGTRGVRLGILMPALYEMQVRALFTAAAKVDGANVEVMVPLVDYERELELVRALIERVAQETGVPDGAYTVGTMIELPRACFLADAIAHYADFFSFGTNDLTQTGLGFSRDDIEARILARYIDVGILDRSPFETIDSPGVGQMLRMGAWLGRKTKRDLKLGVCGEHGGDPDSIDFFHHSGIDYVSCSPFRVPIARVAAAQAAIRAPAGVWA, from the coding sequence ATGCGCGACCTGCTCGGCGGCAAGGGCGCGAACGTGGCCGAGATGACCCGGATCCTCGGGGCCGACCGGGTCCCCGGCGGCTTCACGATCACGACCGAGGCGTGCGTCGCCTACATGGAGTCGGGCGGGGCGACGCCCGCGGGGCTCGACGCCCAGGTCGCCGACGCCCTCGCCCGCCTGGAGGCGCAGTCCGGCCGCACGCTCGGCGACGCCGACGACCCGCTGCTCGTCTCCGTGCGCTCCGGCGCCCGCGAGTCGATGCCAGGCATGCTCGACACCGTCCTGAACCTCGGCCTGACCGACCGGTCGGTCGAGGGCCTCGCCGCCCGCACCGGCAACCCGCGCTTCGCCTGGGACTCCTACCGCCGCTTCGTGCAGATGTACGGCAACGTCGTCCACGGCGTCAGCGGCGAGCGGATCGAGCAGGAGATCCGGGCGCTGAAGGCGCGCCGCGGGGTCACCGAGGACACCGAGCTCGACGTCGACGACCTGCGCGAGCTCGTCACGACCTTCAAGGGCCTCTACCGCGAGGCGACCGGCGAGGACTTCCCGCAGGATCCGCAGGTGCAGCTCGACGGGGCGATCCGCGCCGTGTTCGACTCGTGGACCGGGGAGCGCGCGGTCACCTACCGGCGGCTCAACCGCATCCCCGACTCGTGGGGCACCGCGGTGAACGTGCAGCAGATGGTGTTCGGCAACAAGGGGGAGACCTCCGGGTCCGGCGTCGCGTTCTCCCGCGACGAGGTCGACGGATCCCCCGAGCCGTCCGGGGACTTCCTCCCCAACGCCCAGGGCGAGGACGTCGTCTCCGGCGTCCGCACGCCGCGCGACATCCGCGAGCTCGCCGACTGGCAGCCCGCGGTCCACGCGCAGCTCATGGACATCCTGCGCACGCTCGAGCGCCACTACGGCGACATGCAGGACACCGAGTTCACGGTCGAGGAGGGGCACCTCTACATGCTCCAGACCCGCAACGCCAAGCGGCCCGCGCAGGCCGCCGTGCGCTTCGCGGTGGACGCCGTCGCCGAGGGCCTGCTGGACCGCGGCGCGGCGATCGCGACGATCGACGCCGCCTCGCTCGACGCGCTCCTGCACCCGACGTTCGGGAACCTCGACTACACGGTGCTCGCCCGCGGGGTCGCGGCCTCCCCGGGCGCCGCGAAGGGCGAGATCGTGTTCACCGCCAAGGAGGCCGTGGCCGCCGCCGCCGAGGGCCGCGAGGTGGTGCTCGTGCGGCCCTTCACCGAGGCCGACGACGTCGCGGGCTTCCACGCCGCCCGCGGGATCCTCACCTCCGAGGGCGGCAAGGCCTCCCACGCGGCGCTCGTCGCCCGCGGCATGGGCCGGCCCGCCGTGACCGGGGCGGGCGACGTCGAGATCGATCTCGCGGCGGGGGAGATGCGCGTCGGCGACGTCGTCCTGCGCGCCGGCGACCGGATCGCGATCAACGGCACGACCGGCGGCATCACCACCGACGACGTCCCGCTCGTGGAGCCCGAGATCAGCGCCGAGTTCCTCACCGTGCTGGGCTGGTGCGACGAGCTCCGCACGCTCGGGGTGCGCACGAACGCCGACACCCCGCAGGACGCCGCCAAGGCGATCGAGTTCGGCGCCGAGGGCATCGGCCTGTGCCGCACCGAGCACATGTTCCTCGGCGACCGCCAGCCGGTGATGGCCGACGTGATCCTCGCCGCCGACGACGAGGCCCGCACCCGCGCGATCGACGCGCTGCGCCCGCTGCAGGAGGCCGACTTCGAGGAGATCCTCCGCACGATGGCCGGCCGTCCCGTCACCGTGCGGCTGCTCGACCCGCCACTGCACGAGTTCCTCCCGCACCCGCACGACCTGCCCGAGGGCTCGCCCGAGCGCGCACGGGTCGAGTCGCTGCAGGAGGCCAACCCGATGCTCGGCACGCGCGGCGTGCGGCTCGGCATCCTCATGCCCGCCCTGTACGAGATGCAGGTCCGCGCCCTGTTCACCGCCGCCGCGAAGGTCGACGGCGCGAACGTCGAGGTGATGGTCCCGCTCGTCGACTACGAGCGCGAGCTCGAGCTCGTCCGCGCGCTGATCGAGCGCGTCGCGCAGGAGACCGGCGTGCCGGACGGCGCGTACACGGTCGGCACGATGATCGAGCTGCCCCGCGCCTGCTTCCTCGCCGACGCGATCGCGCACTACGCCGACTTCTTCTCGTTCGGCACCAACGACCTCACGCAGACCGGCCTCGGGTTCAGCCGCGACGACATCGAGGCGCGCATCCTCGCGCGCTACATCGACGTCGGCATCCTCGACCGCTCGCCGTTCGAGACGATCGACTCCCCGGGCGTCGGGCAGATGCTCCGCATGGGCGCGTGGCTCGGCCGCAAGACGAAGCGGGACCTGAAGCTCGGCGTCTGCGGCGAGCACGGCGGCGACCCGGACTCGATCGACTTCTTCCACCACTCGGGGATCGACTACGTCTCCTGCTCGCCGTTCCGCGTGCCGATCGCGCGCGTCGCCGCCGCGCAGGCCGCGATCCGCGCGCCCGCCGGTGTCTGGGCCTGA
- the recO gene encoding DNA repair protein RecO has translation MPGPVKTEAVVLRSMRFGEADRILHLYTPGRGRVGAIAKGVRRARSRFGGRLEPFGRVDLVLHEGRSDLLTVTGAQILEPHRVLREDGRALDAAGRACDAVARLFEHAEPQPEVYRLLCHELTILDRAAAAPEKAAAAGFDHHANQLAFRLKLLHAGGFAPQLTSCAQCGEVDHLSGFSGAAGGVVCSSCEAGAFPLAQDAYGFLTDALAAPLARAPQAPTRALAQAERAIGETVEHHAGVHLRSARPVAP, from the coding sequence GTGCCCGGTCCGGTCAAGACCGAGGCCGTCGTCCTGCGCTCGATGCGCTTCGGGGAGGCCGACCGCATCCTGCACCTCTACACGCCCGGTCGCGGACGGGTCGGGGCGATCGCCAAGGGCGTGCGGCGCGCCCGCAGCCGCTTCGGCGGCCGGCTCGAGCCGTTCGGCCGGGTCGACCTCGTGCTGCACGAGGGACGCAGCGACCTGCTCACCGTCACCGGCGCGCAGATCCTCGAGCCGCACCGCGTCCTGCGCGAGGACGGCCGCGCGCTCGACGCCGCCGGCCGTGCCTGCGACGCGGTCGCCCGCCTGTTCGAGCACGCCGAGCCACAGCCCGAGGTCTACCGCCTGCTCTGCCACGAGCTGACCATCCTCGACCGCGCCGCCGCGGCGCCCGAGAAGGCCGCGGCCGCCGGCTTCGACCACCACGCCAACCAGCTCGCCTTCCGGCTGAAGCTCCTCCATGCGGGCGGCTTCGCCCCCCAGCTGACCTCGTGCGCGCAGTGCGGCGAGGTCGACCACCTCTCCGGCTTCAGCGGCGCGGCGGGCGGCGTGGTCTGCTCGTCCTGCGAGGCGGGGGCGTTCCCGCTCGCCCAGGACGCCTACGGCTTCCTCACCGACGCGCTCGCCGCCCCGCTCGCCCGCGCGCCGCAGGCCCCGACCCGCGCGCTCGCCCAGGCCGAGCGGGCCATCGGGGAGACCGTCGAGCACCACGCCGGCGTGCACCTGCGCTCGGCCCGTCCGGTCGCTCCATAG